In one Aromatoleum aromaticum EbN1 genomic region, the following are encoded:
- the earP gene encoding elongation factor P maturation arginine rhamnosyltransferase EarP: MNACADERLFDWDIFCRVVDNFGDIGVCWRLAKGLAGDHGLAVRLWIDDLEAFSRLCPEISTVDGRLLAAGVEIRRWSRDFPSVEPAAAVIEAFGCELPESYLAAMAARPSPPPWVNLEYLSAESWVDDCHRMTSPHPRLPLVKHFFFPGFSPRTAGLLRERGLLDARDRFQAQPAAREALLRSLGVATPPPGTRLISLFAYAQPALAALLARWADGDEPVLLLVPEGPVVGDVMRFFGDERVAPGACRRRGALTAAVLPFVDQERYDRLLWACDVNFVRGEDSFVRAQWAAQPFAWHIYRQEQDAHRIKLEAFLDRYTATIERSAAAAVRQFWLAWNGWGDVAAAWRLFEVALPALRAHNRSWAQALASAPDLASSLVQFSRNAVK, encoded by the coding sequence ATGAACGCTTGCGCTGACGAACGCCTTTTCGACTGGGACATCTTCTGCCGGGTTGTGGATAACTTCGGGGATATCGGGGTCTGCTGGCGCCTGGCCAAAGGGCTTGCGGGCGATCACGGGCTCGCAGTCCGCCTGTGGATCGATGACCTGGAAGCGTTCTCGCGGCTGTGTCCGGAAATTTCGACGGTCGACGGACGACTCCTTGCCGCCGGCGTCGAAATTCGTCGCTGGAGTCGCGACTTTCCGTCCGTCGAGCCGGCCGCCGCGGTCATCGAGGCGTTCGGCTGCGAGCTGCCGGAAAGTTATCTGGCGGCGATGGCGGCGCGCCCATCGCCGCCGCCGTGGGTCAATCTCGAATACCTGTCGGCCGAAAGCTGGGTCGACGATTGCCACCGCATGACGTCGCCGCACCCCCGCCTGCCACTGGTGAAGCATTTCTTTTTTCCGGGTTTTTCGCCGCGCACCGCAGGGTTGCTGCGCGAACGGGGCCTGCTGGATGCGCGCGACCGTTTCCAGGCACAGCCGGCGGCACGGGAGGCGCTGCTGCGCTCGCTGGGGGTCGCGACGCCGCCACCGGGAACGCGCCTGATCTCGCTGTTCGCCTACGCACAACCCGCACTCGCAGCGCTGCTCGCGCGCTGGGCGGACGGCGACGAACCGGTACTGCTGCTCGTGCCCGAAGGCCCCGTCGTCGGCGACGTGATGCGTTTTTTCGGCGATGAGCGAGTGGCACCGGGTGCGTGTCGCCGGCGCGGCGCGTTGACGGCGGCCGTCCTGCCTTTCGTCGACCAGGAGCGCTACGACCGCCTGCTGTGGGCGTGCGACGTCAATTTCGTCCGCGGCGAAGACTCGTTCGTGCGCGCGCAGTGGGCCGCCCAGCCGTTCGCGTGGCACATTTACCGGCAGGAACAGGACGCCCACCGGATCAAGCTCGAAGCTTTTCTCGACCGCTACACGGCGACGATTGAACGCAGCGCAGCGGCAGCGGTCAGGCAGTTCTGGCTCGCGTGGAACGGATGGGGCGACGTCGCCGCGGCGTGGCGCCTTTTCGAGGTCGCGTTGCCTGCGCTCCGCGCCCATAACCGGTCCTGGGCGCAGGCGCTTGCGAGCGCGCCGGATCTGGCTTCCTCGCTGGTGCAATTTTCGCGGAACGCAGTAAAATGA
- a CDS encoding 16S rRNA pseudouridine(516) synthase, which produces MHIERILHSQGFGSRKVCRALIRAGRVTISGQIQDNPFADLPTADLVFTVDRETWRFRDKAYLMLHKPSGYECSRQPQFHAPVFALLPEPLVNRGVQPIGRLDQDTTGLLLLSDDGQFIHVWSSGRKRVPKIYEVAVRHPVNETMTEALLAGVQLHDDPEPVAAAACERTGERSLKLTITEGKYHQVKRMVAAAGNRVESLHRSGIGGLMLPDDLAPGQWRWLDDGDLARLADFDTTTD; this is translated from the coding sequence ATGCATATCGAACGAATTCTCCACTCCCAGGGCTTCGGCAGCCGCAAGGTTTGTCGCGCCCTGATCCGTGCCGGCCGCGTGACGATTTCCGGCCAGATCCAGGACAATCCTTTTGCCGACCTGCCGACCGCAGACCTGGTCTTCACGGTCGATCGCGAGACCTGGCGGTTTCGCGACAAGGCCTACCTGATGCTGCACAAACCTTCCGGTTACGAGTGCTCGCGCCAGCCGCAGTTCCATGCGCCGGTGTTCGCGCTGTTGCCGGAACCGCTGGTGAACCGCGGCGTCCAGCCGATCGGCCGGCTGGACCAGGACACCACCGGCCTGCTGCTGTTGTCCGATGACGGCCAGTTCATCCACGTCTGGAGCTCGGGCCGGAAACGCGTGCCGAAAATCTACGAAGTCGCCGTGCGTCACCCCGTCAACGAGACGATGACCGAGGCGCTGCTCGCCGGCGTGCAGCTTCACGACGATCCCGAACCGGTCGCAGCGGCGGCTTGCGAACGGACCGGGGAGCGGAGTCTAAAGCTGACGATCACCGAAGGCAAGTACCACCAGGTCAAGCGCATGGTCGCTGCTGCCGGCAATCGCGTCGAGTCGCTGCACCGCAGCGGCATCGGCGGCCTGATGCTGCCCGACGACCTCGCCCCCGGCCAGTGGCGCTGGCTGGACGACGGCGATCTCGCCCGGTTGGCCGATTTCGATACGACAACAGACTGA
- a CDS encoding SRPBCC family protein — translation MNFEHVVVVNDPADPLLTELNREEVWFGLLCRAEDARPFLPGLEACMIVERSESELVRELQFGSALIRDRVTLMPMESIRFESERTASHPGGSLTITIEEPAEGVLVLRFRYLTTLPEEAGSPDRAYAEYVKAAYHQSDLDTVRVIRMIAESGRIQ, via the coding sequence GTGAACTTTGAACATGTGGTGGTGGTGAATGACCCCGCCGACCCCTTGCTCACCGAGCTCAATCGCGAAGAAGTGTGGTTCGGCCTGCTGTGCCGGGCTGAAGATGCGCGGCCGTTCCTGCCCGGGCTCGAAGCGTGCATGATCGTCGAGCGCAGCGAGAGCGAGCTCGTCCGGGAACTGCAGTTCGGCAGCGCGCTGATTCGCGACCGGGTCACGTTGATGCCGATGGAATCGATCCGCTTCGAGTCCGAGCGCACTGCAAGCCATCCCGGAGGCAGCCTGACGATCACGATCGAGGAACCGGCCGAAGGCGTCCTCGTGCTGCGTTTCCGCTACCTGACGACGTTGCCCGAAGAGGCGGGAAGTCCGGACCGGGCTTACGCCGAATACGTCAAGGCCGCTTATCATCAGTCGGATCTCGACACTGTTCGCGTGATCCGCATGATCGCCGAGTCGGGACGCATCCAGTAA
- a CDS encoding recombination-associated protein RdgC, whose translation MWFKNLQVYRLPAGWDISAETLEDQLARKRFVPCGSQDQETRGWVSPTGDEFLLHRVGGQWLIALGLEQKLLPSSVVKQEAEERAEDIAARQGYKLGRKQMKDLREQVMQELLPRAFTRRRKVFAWIDPVGGWLGIDAPSQARAEDVLEALRQSLDALPLGLLRTERSPTGAMADWLAGGEAPAGFTIDQDCELRSVGEDKAAVRYVRHPLEGDEVRGHLAAGKLPTRLALTFDDRVSFVLSEKLEIKRVDFLDVVREKLDEQGADDARALFDGGFALMTAEFGRLLPALIDALGGELNAGASGVELRPAA comes from the coding sequence ATGTGGTTCAAGAACCTGCAGGTTTATCGCCTTCCCGCCGGCTGGGACATCAGCGCCGAGACGCTCGAGGACCAGCTGGCGCGCAAGCGGTTCGTGCCATGCGGCAGCCAGGATCAGGAAACCCGCGGCTGGGTGTCGCCGACCGGTGACGAATTCCTGCTGCACCGCGTCGGCGGCCAGTGGCTGATCGCGCTCGGCCTCGAGCAGAAGCTGCTGCCGTCGTCGGTAGTCAAGCAGGAGGCCGAAGAGCGCGCCGAGGACATCGCCGCACGCCAGGGCTACAAGCTCGGCCGCAAGCAGATGAAGGACCTGCGCGAACAGGTGATGCAGGAACTGCTGCCGCGGGCCTTCACGCGACGCCGCAAGGTCTTCGCGTGGATCGACCCTGTCGGCGGGTGGCTGGGCATCGATGCGCCGAGCCAGGCCCGCGCCGAGGACGTGCTGGAGGCATTGCGTCAGTCTCTCGATGCACTCCCGCTCGGTCTGCTGCGCACCGAGCGTTCGCCGACCGGCGCGATGGCCGACTGGCTCGCGGGTGGCGAAGCGCCGGCCGGGTTTACGATCGACCAGGATTGCGAGCTGCGCTCGGTCGGCGAGGACAAGGCTGCGGTGCGCTACGTGCGTCACCCGCTCGAAGGCGACGAGGTGCGCGGCCACCTCGCGGCCGGCAAGCTGCCGACGCGTCTCGCGCTGACGTTCGACGATCGCGTCAGCTTCGTGCTGAGCGAGAAGCTCGAGATCAAGCGCGTCGATTTCCTTGATGTCGTCAGGGAAAAGCTCGACGAGCAGGGGGCGGACGATGCGCGCGCGCTGTTCGACGGCGGTTTCGCGCTGATGACGGCAGAATTCGGCCGATTGCTGCCGGCGCTCATCGACGCCCTGGGCGGCGAGCTGAACGCCGGGGCGAGCGGCGTCGAGCTGCGGCCGGCGGCGTGA